The genomic stretch agagggagggagagagagagggagggagAGGGAGGGAGGGAGAGGTAGAGAGAGGGGGAAGGAGtgagagggagagggagagagagagagagagagagagagagagagagaggggagagAAAGGGGGAGGAAGGGAAAGGTAGAGGGAGAAAGAGGGAGAGGTTAGTAGATTAGAAGTTAAGATATGTTGAAAGTGAACATTatcttcttatttttgttttttaataactatgttcaaataatatattttttttaaagagacatatgagaaaaacataataaaatacatacacgtatttatgaaataaaaaaataagacaTACGAACACACGAGTTAAATGAGTTTAGACGAATATATCTTAGTTTAAACACATTTGGTAATTAAAAGTAAATGCATGTAATTAACTCCTCTTTGATACTATTTATTTAGTTCATTTTCAGGTGATGTTATTATAGAAttcatctattttatttttaatttctatcacaaaatttatttaataaatattttaaactaagatcaaaataaaataaaaaaatacgttGGTGTTTTGACGCTGTGCACACTAAAAAAGCAGACAAACGGATACGAGAGTGCCTGATTGAACGCTAGAATAAATAAAGATAATGTGTATTGTAGTGGCATTATAATTTAGTAGAACCATATTCTTTTACTTCTTCATTTCTACTTAGTTCCTTCTTCCAAATAGTGACCTTTCCATCTTTAATCTAAACCCACTCATTCTCTTTGGCATCGCACTAGTGGGTACTAGTGGACACCGCATTATACGCATATCTTGTGGCATTTACACTTACACATATAAATATTCACCCATGATTTTATTCCATCAACCTAACCACATCATCTCTAGTTTACTACCAATTTTTCCTTTAAATTTATGACATCGAAACTACCCACTTGGAAAGATATAAAATTTCAAATAATATCATTTACTTTCATATTGGTTCAAATAACCACTTactattttgtcaaaaaaaaccACTTACTATCTTTAAAGGCATGGCCATTAAATTACTATGGAAAAAAGGTAANNNNNNNNNNNNNNNNNNNNNNNNNNNNNNNNNNNNNNNNNNNNNNNNNNNNNNNNNNNNNNNNNNNNNNNNNNNNNNNNNNNNNNNNNNNNNNNNNNNNGGAAAAAaggtaaattttaattaatactttGCACTTGAGTCAaagaaataattaatatttacttgAGAAAAACAATAGACACAAATAGCACACTTCTATGTATTTATGTTCATTTCACACAATAACTAGTTTAGCCTCTCTCAAACAATAGAAACAAAATCAAAACGCAATTTCATATCCTAGCATGCCTTGTGCTAGTGAGTTCCCTCTTCTATTTGATTCCATTTTgcctctttaaaaaaaaaaacgcaattTCATGTATTTCATCTCTCGAATAAGGGAACATCTGCAATACTATAATCCTCCACTTCTGGAAATTAAAGAACCACAATATTTCCTCAACAGAGGCATAATCAAAGATaaacataaatttattttctCATAAACTACAACACAAAGAGACTACAACTTCGCACCAGAGCGATGCGATGTGAGGACTTTGATGTGTTATACATAACTATAACTATAAGTATCTCTGAGTGCGATTTTGGTCTTCCGATTTTCTCAAGACACAAatcatattaatttattttaataagaaCTCCAACTTCCATAACTATATACACATTTCACCGgctcaaaaaagaaaaagagaacacATACTCTGAACTCTAAACTCTTTCCCGGAGTTTCAACCGGAACATAAAGCCGGCACTGGAGTCGCACGTGGTGACCTGAGAGGGAATTCGCTTACCTGCTTCCCTTTACTATCATAGTAAATCACGCCGGAGAAATCCAACGGCTCGCACTTATCCCCCATCATGATCGCTTTCTGCCACACACCGCCGTCTCCCCAATCAtccttccctttctttttctttttcatcttctcaatAAACGGCATCGCTTTGTTGCTTATGTTCTTCAGAAGCTTCTTAGGTGACTTGATCTCAATTTTCCGATTCTCACTCGCCGGCGCCGCCTTCAGCTTCAACGGTAACCGACTTGCTCGCTTCACCACCATCATCATCAGCGTCGTTAGGTTGATGAAAACACGGTTCGCTTTGTGCTTCGGCGATTCTCGCGTGATTATGTCGTCGACCATGGTTTCGTTAAAACTTAGTGAAGCTTTcacggagagagagagagagaatgtgaAATGTTGGAATATTTATAGTCATTAAAGAGTCTACGCTTCTTTCAATTCACTCGTTTTCTTAATTGTATTTTAAGGGATATTTatgtatttgtttatttattttttgataaagAATATTTATATATTCATTTGGAAGGAATAAATCAAAATGATATTTTCTATTAAAACACTATATATTCTATATTTGGAAACTTGCATCTATCAATTTTTTTGCCTGACTGAGTATGATTCGATTTTTATTGTGGAGATGTATTACCGTTTTATTTAAGATattgaatttaattattattattattattattattattattatagtaagTGGAATATatagtattaaataaataaatatagaaattaaaaacttatcttatataaataaataaataaaaattattaagttaatttttgttaataataataattaataaaaaagtaataacatgtttactaattaaaatatgaattttctaaaaagaaataattactaaattttaaaaaataaatgaaaaactaaCATACAATatctttaagaaaaaaatatatgtaaaaaTATTAGTTAGTGAAATAGTtattaaagaaataataatttaataattaacaaAGATAGTgggataattaaataaatataaaaaattgttaaGTTAATTTTGgttgataataataattaataaaaaattaataacgtGGTAACTAATTAGGATATGAAATTtctaaaaagaaataattataaaattctaaaaaaatcaattaaaaacctaaaaatatctttaagaaaaagaagaacaaaagaattaatggtaaataaaaattaaaaataaagtggCTAATAGTGGTTACTTAAAATATAGaactatttttatatataaaaatattagttaGTAGGATAATTatcaaaaatttataaaaattttattagTGGGATAGTtatcaaaagaaataataattcaataattaaaaaagatagtgggctaaattataataaataaataaataaatacatataaaaaattacaattttttaaaaacataatttatttatttatttaataaaagaaaaaatattaagtTAGTGAAATAATGATTATCAAAGAAATGTTTATTCAGTGGATAGTTATCAAAGAAATAATagtgtattaattaaaataaaaaataattagttaatgatttaaataataaaattaaataattaaatatataaaaaataaattacaaatttaactttttagcaccaaaaaattattaaataatttaacaacttttatatataagattatatatatatatatatatatatatatatatatatatatatatatatatatatatatatatatatatatatatatatatatatatatatatatatatataatatttgccACTGTTTGTGTAAgacaaacaaaattttaatttgtgATAATACGTTATAAGCGATGATTGTTTAGACCATTGACTTGCTTACTTTAGTTTGTGTGTTTCGCTTACATCGTTAGTATTTTTTAATGCCACGTTCCTCTTTTATTTGAGAGTTGACCGCAACACATACATTCATGGTTTTTATTAGCTATGAGCGCCAAGACAATTATGTCTTCATGtctttattatcatttttttagTGTTTCGGATTGAAACCAGAATTATACTTTAGTTAGGAGGTTGGACCCTTAGTAGGACGTCGTGAGTCTCT from Vicia villosa cultivar HV-30 ecotype Madison, WI linkage group LG4, Vvil1.0, whole genome shotgun sequence encodes the following:
- the LOC131599185 gene encoding uncharacterized protein LOC131599185, which encodes MVDDIITRESPKHKANRVFINLTTLMMMVVKRASRLPLKLKAAPASENRKIEIKSPKKLLKNISNKAMPFIEKMKKKKKGKDDWGDGGVWQKAIMMGDKCEPLDFSGVIYYDSKGKQVSEFPLRSPRATPVPALCSG